In one Bacillus thuringiensis genomic region, the following are encoded:
- the gap gene encoding type I glyceraldehyde-3-phosphate dehydrogenase, giving the protein MTKIGINGFGRIGRNVFRAALNNSEVEVVAINDLTDAKTLAHLLKYDTVHGTLNAEVSANENSIVVNGKEIKVIAERDPAQLPWSDYGVEVVVESTGRFTKKSDAEKHLGGSVKKVIISAPASDEDITVVMGVNHEQYDAANHNVVSNASCTTNCLAPFAKVLNEKFGVKRGMMTTIHSYTNDQQILDLPHKDLRRARAAAENMIPTSTGAAKAVALVLPELKGKLNGGAVRVPTANVSLVDLVVELDKEVTVEEVNAAFKAAAEGELKGILGYSEEPLVSIDYNGCTASSTIDALSTMVMEGNMVKVLSWYDNETGYSNRVVDLAAYMTSKGL; this is encoded by the coding sequence ATGACTAAAATTGGTATTAATGGATTTGGACGTATCGGACGTAACGTATTCCGCGCAGCTCTTAACAACTCTGAGGTAGAAGTAGTAGCAATCAACGATTTAACAGATGCTAAAACATTAGCTCACCTTTTAAAATATGACACAGTTCACGGAACTTTAAATGCAGAAGTATCTGCTAACGAAAACAGCATCGTTGTTAACGGTAAAGAAATTAAAGTTATCGCTGAGCGTGACCCAGCTCAATTACCATGGAGCGACTACGGAGTAGAAGTAGTAGTAGAATCTACTGGCCGTTTCACTAAAAAATCAGACGCTGAGAAACACTTAGGTGGATCAGTTAAGAAAGTTATCATCTCAGCTCCAGCTTCTGACGAAGATATCACTGTAGTTATGGGTGTTAACCACGAACAATACGATGCAGCTAACCACAACGTAGTATCTAACGCTTCTTGTACTACAAACTGTCTAGCTCCATTCGCTAAAGTATTAAACGAAAAATTCGGCGTAAAACGCGGAATGATGACAACAATTCACTCTTACACTAACGACCAACAAATCTTAGACTTACCACACAAAGATTTACGTCGTGCTCGTGCAGCAGCTGAAAACATGATCCCAACATCTACTGGTGCAGCTAAAGCTGTAGCATTAGTATTACCAGAACTTAAAGGTAAATTAAACGGTGGCGCTGTACGTGTTCCAACTGCTAACGTTTCTCTAGTTGACCTAGTTGTTGAACTTGACAAAGAAGTAACAGTTGAAGAAGTAAATGCAGCATTCAAAGCAGCAGCTGAAGGCGAATTAAAAGGTATCCTTGGATACAGCGAAGAGCCATTAGTATCTATCGACTATAACGGATGTACAGCTTCTTCTACAATCGATGCATTATCTACAATGGTAATGGAAGGTAACATGGTTAAAGTACTTTCTTGGTACGATAACGAAACTGGTTACTCTAACCGCGTAGTAGACCTAGCAGCTTACATGACTTCAAAAGGTCTTTAA
- the cggR gene encoding gapA transcriptional regulator CggR produces the protein MRSWIQNTKKLLPDLLPVMQTRMQILQYIRLMQPIGRRNLSASLGMTERVLRSEVQVLKEQNLVHVASSGMTLTEEGTALVLALEDFMKEISGLKVLEKQLKETLDLDEVFVVPGDSDESPWVKLEMGRACVTCIKDRLTANNIVAVAGGTTLAAAADMMQLDCKDLHMLFVPARGGIGEGVELEANTICAKMAQNTMSNYRLLYVPDHVSSEAYASIVTEPSVKEVLELIRSSNIVIHGIGDALTMARRRSTSEADWLKIQASEAVGEAFGYYFNEEGNVVHKVRTVGMQLEDLQNVSHVVAVAGGSSKAKAIQAVIKQGHTSILITDEGAAKQLTKGFTL, from the coding sequence ATGCGCTCATGGATTCAGAACACAAAAAAATTATTACCTGATCTGCTACCTGTTATGCAAACGAGAATGCAAATTCTTCAATACATTAGGCTCATGCAGCCGATTGGAAGAAGAAACTTATCAGCAAGTCTCGGTATGACAGAACGAGTATTGCGAAGTGAAGTACAAGTTTTGAAAGAACAAAACTTAGTTCACGTCGCTTCTTCTGGAATGACTTTGACAGAAGAAGGAACAGCTTTAGTTCTTGCTTTGGAAGACTTTATGAAAGAAATTTCCGGGTTAAAGGTTTTAGAAAAGCAACTTAAGGAAACATTAGACTTGGATGAAGTTTTCGTTGTCCCTGGCGATAGTGATGAATCACCTTGGGTCAAACTGGAGATGGGCCGTGCTTGTGTGACTTGTATAAAAGACCGTCTGACAGCGAATAATATCGTTGCTGTGGCTGGAGGAACTACGCTAGCTGCTGCTGCGGACATGATGCAACTTGATTGCAAAGATTTACATATGCTATTTGTCCCAGCACGTGGTGGAATTGGAGAAGGCGTCGAGTTAGAAGCCAATACCATTTGTGCCAAGATGGCGCAAAATACGATGAGTAATTATCGCTTATTGTATGTTCCAGACCATGTTAGCAGCGAAGCATATGCGTCTATTGTGACAGAGCCTTCCGTGAAAGAAGTTCTTGAGTTGATTCGATCTTCCAATATCGTCATTCATGGAATAGGTGATGCGTTAACAATGGCACGTCGCAGAAGTACTTCAGAAGCAGATTGGTTAAAGATTCAGGCAAGCGAAGCAGTTGGCGAAGCTTTCGGTTACTACTTTAATGAAGAAGGAAATGTTGTTCATAAAGTAAGAACAGTTGGTATGCAACTAGAGGACTTACAAAATGTATCTCACGTTGTTGCAGTCGCTGGAGGTTCTTCAAAGGCAAAAGCAATACAGGCTGTAATTAAACAAGGGCACACTTCAATTCTAATTACAGATGAAGGTGCAGCAAAACAGTTAACAAAGGGTTTTACCCTTTAA
- a CDS encoding glutaredoxin family protein codes for MKVVLYTKKDCGLCVKAKQVLQEVQCEYSFQIEEIDIYEDNDLLEKYHLMIPVVEMDGKQVEYGNIHKGVIINYIKNAVKS; via the coding sequence ATGAAAGTTGTACTGTATACTAAAAAAGATTGTGGCCTTTGCGTGAAGGCAAAACAAGTTTTACAGGAAGTACAATGTGAATATTCTTTTCAAATCGAGGAAATAGATATATATGAAGATAATGACCTTTTAGAAAAATATCACTTAATGATTCCGGTTGTAGAAATGGACGGAAAACAAGTAGAATATGGTAACATTCACAAAGGTGTCATAATAAACTATATAAAGAATGCAGTTAAGAGTTGA